CACTTTGGTGATTTCGGGAAACCGCCCCTTATGTATCAACGACTTACGCAAAATTGAAGCTCGCAACTGTAGAAGATGAGCCTAAGGCGTCTGCCAGTCACAATGTAAAAGTTAATTTCACTAAAATAAGCGAAGAGGGCGTATGCAATACGCCCCTACGCGTTTTTGTATATCAAGTTGGATTAATTTGAAAAATATCGATTACAAAATCCGGATTTTTTACCATCCGCCGGAAGCGCCGCCGCCGCCGCCCATACCGCCGCCAAAACCGCCGAAACCGCCGCCGCCAAAACCGCTGGAACCGCCGCTAAATCCGCCGGAGCCTCGACCCAGTCCAAAACCGGTCATTAAAAAGAGCAAGCCTAAGCCTCTGCCGCGCCGTCTGCCGGTTAATGCGGAGATAATGAAGAAGACTATAAATATCAGATAGACAAGACCGCCAAGATTCGATTTTTTGCGGTTTTGTTTGGGATAGACTACTGTTTCGCCGCCTACGATTTTCCCGATTTTAAACACTGCCGCCGAAAGCCCGCCGCCATAATCACTTTGTTTAAACCGAGGGATTATGTCGTATCTTATAATTTCACCGGCTTTGCCATCGGGGAGAACCCCCTCAATGTCATAGCCTGTCTCAATCCGAACCTGGCGTTCTTTTTGGGCGACAAGGATTATCACTCCATTGTCCTTTCCCTTCTTGCCGATTCCCCATTCCACAAGATAGCGCAATGCTTCCTGTTCGAGCGAAGCCCCCTCTAAGCTTGCTATGGTTACCACCGCGATCTCCACTCCGGTACTTTTCTCAATAGAGGTGCACATCGATTCAATTTGGTGGGCGCTGCGGCTGTCGATTACACCGGCGAAATCGTTTAGATAGCCTTGAGGGCGTGGTAAATCACCTGCCAGAGCGATGCTGGATATAAGGAATAATACTGCTATTGCAGCAAGAATTGCATTAATCTTTTTCATAAGGGGATTATAACTATATATTTGGATGGCGGTCAAGATTTAAATAAATTTATCTGCCTGTCGGGTATATTTTTCTGGAATTTCCCATTAGACGGATGACATCCTGAAGGCGATAGTTAGCGCCTTTTAGGTCAAATCTCTCCTTGTGGTTTCGACTATTTATTATCCCGGATTTTACATTAGAGCCATTGTTGGCGCACGAGGACGCACACCAACCACTAACCGCGCAGCCTGACTCGGTTAGCCAGTAGAAACCCTTTCCTGACGATATCGAATTAGATGCTGTTTATTAAGCTTACCCAAACATCACTTAGTAATCAACACAGGCAGCTGCATTTCCTGCTCGCAAATCTCAAAACATCCGGCAAAACTTTGCTTAAGATAATCATCAGCAAGCTGACCGTTAGAATGAATCTGCATCAGCGTGTCATTTACATCAACATAGTCAGCAATCTTTTTGTGTATAATAAATCCAACCGAATGGTCTATCGGCTGTCCAACCGTTGTCCTGCCGCCGCCCATCTTGATTATCAACTGGCCGAGTTGGTAAGTATCAATCGATTTTATATAGCCGCTCTTGCTTACGGTTGCATCAAATATTTTTTCAGCTGGCTTTAGAGGCTTGCCTTTCTCAAGGCAGACAGTATCGCCGCCCTGATATGAGACCATTTTTAAAAATATCTCAAAAGCCGAACCGTCATCGATTTTTTCCTTTTGCAGCCGCAAAGCATCTTCTCCGAAAGCAATCCCGCCCAGCTTGAGCATGGATTCACCAAGGCTGAAAACCACTTGCATAAGGTCATCGGGACCACCGCCATGCAAAGCGGCAATTGATTCATCAATTTCCAAAGCATTGCCAACGGCATTGCCTAAGGGCTGGTTCATATCGGTAATAAGGTAAACCGCGCCCTTATGCATAACATCGCAAATATCACACAGGCTTTGGCCGAGATGATTCGCCTGCTCGACTGTTTTCATAAAGGCGCCATTGCCGCACTTGATATCGAAAACAATCGAATTTGTACCGGCAGCAAACTTCTTCGATAAAATCGAACCACAGATTAAGGGAATCGACTCAACCGTGCCGGTAACATCCCGAAGGGCATACATCTTTCTATCGGCTGGCGCTATTTGCGGCGTCTGTCCGGTGATTATACAACCTATCGAATCAACGCCCGATTTGAATTCCTCGATAGAGAGATCGGTGCGGAATCCCGTAATGGATTCCAGCTTATCGAGCGTTCCGCCGGTGTGCCCAAGACCTCTGCCGGAAAGCATCGGCACTTTCAAACCGCAGGCGGCCATAAGCGGAGCTAAGATAATCGAAACCTTATCGCCAATCCCTCCCGATGAATGCTTGTCGATGTATAACTTATCCTGCGGGTCGAAAACAATCCTGTCGCCGGATTCAAGCATAGCGGCAGTTAAGG
The DNA window shown above is from Candidatus Zixiibacteriota bacterium and carries:
- a CDS encoding TPM domain-containing protein, with protein sequence MKKINAILAAIAVLFLISSIALAGDLPRPQGYLNDFAGVIDSRSAHQIESMCTSIEKSTGVEIAVVTIASLEGASLEQEALRYLVEWGIGKKGKDNGVIILVAQKERQVRIETGYDIEGVLPDGKAGEIIRYDIIPRFKQSDYGGGLSAAVFKIGKIVGGETVVYPKQNRKKSNLGGLVYLIFIVFFIISALTGRRRGRGLGLLFLMTGFGLGRGSGGFSGGSSGFGGGGFGGFGGGMGGGGGASGGW
- a CDS encoding thymidine phosphorylase — translated: MMNPVEIISAKRNGKELSAKEIKYFVDNYTSGDIPDYQMAAFLMAVYFNSMTADETAALTAAMLESGDRIVFDPQDKLYIDKHSSGGIGDKVSIILAPLMAACGLKVPMLSGRGLGHTGGTLDKLESITGFRTDLSIEEFKSGVDSIGCIITGQTPQIAPADRKMYALRDVTGTVESIPLICGSILSKKFAAGTNSIVFDIKCGNGAFMKTVEQANHLGQSLCDICDVMHKGAVYLITDMNQPLGNAVGNALEIDESIAALHGGGPDDLMQVVFSLGESMLKLGGIAFGEDALRLQKEKIDDGSAFEIFLKMVSYQGGDTVCLEKGKPLKPAEKIFDATVSKSGYIKSIDTYQLGQLIIKMGGGRTTVGQPIDHSVGFIIHKKIADYVDVNDTLMQIHSNGQLADDYLKQSFAGCFEICEQEMQLPVLITK